From the Luteitalea sp. genome, the window TGGCGTTCCAGGTCGCGCGGCGCACGAACGAGCTTGGCATGCGGATGGTCCTTGGTGCCAGCCCACGGTCGATGATAGGCCTCGTCCTGAGGGATGTCGTGGGAATGCTCGTGCCTGGTGTCGTGATCGGCGCAGTCGTTGCTCTCATGCTGACCGGCCTCGCCCGCGGGATCCTGTTCGGCCTCACGCCAAGCGAGCCCGGCGTATTCGTCATCGCCGCGTCCGTCCTCGCGTTCGCCGCGGTTCTCGCGGCTTGGCTGCCGGCCCGTCGCGCCTCGCGCGTGAATCCGCTTGAGGCACTTCGCCACGAGTAG encodes:
- a CDS encoding FtsX-like permease family protein — its product is AFQVARRTNELGMRMVLGASPRSMIGLVLRDVVGMLVPGVVIGAVVALMLTGLARGILFGLTPSEPGVFVIAASVLAFAAVLAAWLPARRASRVNPLEALRHE